A genomic window from Silene latifolia isolate original U9 population chromosome Y, ASM4854445v1, whole genome shotgun sequence includes:
- the LOC141631201 gene encoding uncharacterized protein LOC141631201, translating to MTPPKNSSSFHPTLAVANIKNHVTVVLGMDNDQYPLWVALFTNHAKSNRVLHHIVKPKSGGPKPPVTDEEREMWDVLDATVLQWIYATVNNDLLETIVEEESTAMECWNRL from the coding sequence ATGACTCCTCCAAAAAATTCCTCTTCCTTTCACCCGACTCTTGCCGTGGCCAACATCAAAAATCACGTTACCGTCGTTCTTGGGATGGATAACGACCAATATCCTCTCTGGGTTGCACTCTTTACGAACCATGCTAAGTCGAATAGAGTGCTACACCACATCGTCAAGCCAAAATCTGGTGGTCCCAAACCACCAGTTACTGATGAAGAACGGGAGATGTGGGATGTTCTCGATGCCACGGTTCTACAATGGATCTACGCTACGGTTAATAATGATCTTCTCGAGACCATTGTAGAAGAAGAATCCACTGCAATGGAATGTTGGAATCGATTATGA